In Pedobacter sp. SL55, the following proteins share a genomic window:
- a CDS encoding XRE family transcriptional regulator: MSNISSNLKYLRKKKGLTQQQFADNMEIKRSLIGAYEEDRAEPKYDLLKKIAEYFELTIDEFINEKINDAWKPKPKSQGSNLRVLSISVDKDDNENIELVPVKASAGYLNGFSDPQYIQDLPKFQLPIPSLKQGTYRAFEIKGDSMLPIQSGSIIIGEYLDNWNDVKVGDTYVIISKNEGVVYKRAGNKFKEDKELKLISDNKIYDPYSVPADDILEIWKAKAYLSTALPEPTPEPTIETLSTMMAQMQKSISQLNKN, translated from the coding sequence ATGTCTAACATTTCAAGCAACCTTAAATATTTAAGAAAGAAAAAAGGATTAACACAGCAACAATTTGCTGATAACATGGAAATTAAGCGATCTTTAATTGGCGCTTACGAAGAAGACAGAGCAGAACCCAAATACGATTTACTAAAAAAAATAGCAGAATATTTCGAATTAACGATTGATGAATTTATCAACGAAAAAATAAATGACGCTTGGAAACCTAAGCCCAAAAGCCAGGGATCTAATTTAAGGGTATTAAGTATTTCGGTTGATAAGGACGATAATGAAAATATAGAACTGGTTCCTGTTAAAGCTAGTGCAGGTTATTTAAACGGTTTTTCTGATCCACAGTACATTCAAGACCTACCAAAATTCCAGCTACCTATCCCCTCTTTAAAGCAAGGCACGTATAGAGCTTTCGAGATTAAAGGCGACTCGATGTTACCTATCCAATCTGGTAGTATTATTATAGGCGAATACCTAGATAACTGGAACGATGTTAAAGTTGGCGATACCTATGTAATTATTAGCAAAAACGAAGGTGTGGTTTACAAGCGTGCCGGCAATAAATTTAAAGAAGACAAAGAATTAAAATTAATCTCGGACAATAAAATTTACGATCCATACTCGGTGCCTGCAGATGATATTTTAGAAATATGGAAAGCGAAAGCATATCTTTCTACTGCTTTGCCAGAGCCAACACCAGAGCCAACCATAGAAACGCTATCTACCATGATGGCGCAAATGCAAAAATCAATTTCTCAGCTAAATAAGAATTAA
- a CDS encoding GIY-YIG nuclease family protein, with product MKKIVYIVTDRNRTALHVGMSADLMKTLDFYKKMPNLFFDSAQQLTRLVYFEEFRTEAQALSRFKTVSRFTRAQKERLVRACNPDWIDLTIGLDFENMHIHQINNQSLLPFAAM from the coding sequence ATGAAAAAAATAGTTTATATCGTTACCGACAGAAACCGCACTGCTTTACATGTTGGCATGAGTGCCGACTTAATGAAGACATTAGATTTCTACAAGAAAATGCCAAATCTATTTTTTGATAGTGCGCAGCAATTAACCCGTTTGGTTTATTTCGAAGAATTTAGAACAGAAGCGCAAGCTTTGAGTAGGTTTAAGACAGTAAGTAGGTTTACTAGGGCGCAAAAAGAAAGATTGGTTAGAGCTTGTAACCCAGATTGGATTGATCTAACTATTGGGTTGGATTTTGAAAATATGCATATCCATCAAATCAACAATCAGTCGTTATTGCCATTTGCAGCTATGTAA